The Quercus robur chromosome 7, dhQueRobu3.1, whole genome shotgun sequence genome has a segment encoding these proteins:
- the LOC126691061 gene encoding receptor-like protein 7, whose protein sequence is MTKAVTFINYGEIATTFDCRPMQNRVVFGPPVLDTGVTCSEGRVVGLYLDNEPIFGKLDSSSSLFRLHHLQYLSLAGNDFRYSCIPPEFGNLTNLIYLNLSQTRFIGQIPIEISRLTRLVTLDLSYIFNDEDQNPVELENPNLATLVQNLTCLTELYLDYVIISSQGNDWCQALSSSLPNLRVLSMSYCDLRVPLDSSLQKLQSLSVVNLCSNNFSAPIPEFFADFRNLTFFDLSYCGLNGQFPKKIFQVPTLQTVDLSGNELLQGSLPEIYPNGSLQSLQLSGSKFSGTLPDSIGNLKRLSEIYLTGCNFTGSIPNSLSNLTQLVYLDMSSNYFTGSIPSFSMAKNLIMINLSYNHLTGQITEGSIPASLFSLPSLRTLLLGNNHFSGQLHEFSNVSSFLLEKLDLSSNYLEGPIPMSIFELQGLQDLTLSSNNFNGSLQLNVIQQLRNLTYLDLSNNNLLTEYNGTNSSLSSFPQIIRLNLASNKLKTFPEFLRHQANLEHLDLSENQIHGEIPNWFWKISIPNYVNLSCNYLEGPLNNLSSTTFLDLSSNQLQGQLPTPLPYCYYLDLSRNNFYSVIPELDFLWSLDSDSAFLSLSSNKFHGQIPESICNAAALGVLDLSNNSINGTIPQCLLSSTSNTLKVLNLRRNKLIGKISDTFPSNCSLQTLNVNTNLLEGVVPKSLANCTNLEVLDIGNNKIHDSFPCHLKGMSNLHVLVLHSNKFYGSVGCGRSNVTWPILQIVDLASNNFSGRLSIKSLANSKLMMADNEAQSGLNYLQFDPREYNEGSYYYQDVITVTIKGQIIESVKILTIFTSIDLSSNNFEGPIPEEIGVLKSLHILNLSHNSFTGQIPPSLGKLSQLESLDLSNNKLGGEIPVQLADSLTFLAVLNLSFNQLVGPIPYIKQFATFSETSYEGNKGLYGCPLKTKCTSTEPRSPPPTFEESNSNSRPLIDWNFLSVELGFVFGFGMVIWPIMFCKRWRIWYCKHVDDILFRIFPQLYLGGKQYRGIRAQRNAGQRH, encoded by the exons aTGACAAAAGCAGTGACCTTTATCAATTACGGAGAAATAGCAACAACTTTTGACTGTCGTCCCATGCAAAACCGAGTTGTTTTTGGTCCACCAGTACTTGACACAG GAGTAACCTGCAGCGAGGGACGTGTTGTCGGTCTCTACCTCGACAACGAACCAATCTTTGGTAAACTTGACAGTTCAAGTAGCCTTTTCCGTCTTCATCATCTACAGTACCTGAGTTTGGCTGGTAACGACTTCCGTTATTCTTGTATTCCACCGGAATTCGGAAATCTGAcaaatttgatttatttgaatttgtcaCAAACTAGATTTATTGGTCAAATTCCCATTGAGATTTCGCGCCTCACAAGGTTAGTTACTCTCGATTTGTCTTACATTTTTAATGATGAAGATCAGAACCCGGTGGAACTTGAGAACCCAAATTTAGCTACACTGGTGCAGAACCTTACGTGCCTTACGGAACTTTATCTTGATTATGTAATTATATCATCGCAAGGGAATGATTGGTGTCAGGCCTTATCATCTTCGCTGCCAAATCTAAGAGTGTTGAGCATGTCATATTGTGATCTTCGGGTGCCTCTTGATTCCTCCTTACAGAAGCTTCAGTCTCTATCCGTAGTTAATCTCTGCAGTAACAATTTTTCTGCTCCAATTCCAGAATTTTTTGCAGATTTTAGAAATTTGACTTTCTTCGATCTCAGTTATTGTGGATTGAATGgacaatttccaaaaaagatCTTCCAGGTTCCAACACTACAGACGGTAGACTTATCAGGTAATGAACTACTTCAAGGTTCTTTGCCAGAAATTTATCCAAATGGTTCTCTTCAGTCACTGCAGCTTAGCGGTTCAAAATTTTCAGGGACACTTCCTGATTCTATTGGCAACCTTAAAAGGTTATCTGAAATATATCTTACAGGGTGCAATTTCACTGGATCAATCCCAAACTCCTTGTCAAACCTTACTCAATTGGTTTATTTGGACATGTCATCAAATTACTTCACCGGATCAATTCCATCATTCAGCATGGCAAAGAACCTGATCATGATAAATCTTTCTTATAATCATTTGACAGGTCAGATTACTGAAGGGAGTATTCCAGCATCTCTTTTTTCCCTTCCATCATTGCGAACGTTGCTTCTTGGCAACAACCATTTTTCTGGTCAACTCCatgaattttcaaatgtttCTTCCTTCCTGTTGGAAAAACTTGATTTGAGTAGCAACTACTTGGAAGGGCCAATTCCCATGTCTATCTTTGAACTCCAAGGTCTTCAAGACCTAACACTTTCTTCAAACAACTTTAATGGCTCTTTACAGCTTAATGTGATTCAGCAGTTGAGAAATCTTACCTATCTGGATCTTTCCAATAACAACTTGTTGACTGAATATAATGGAACTAATTCCTCACTATCCTCCTTCCCCCAAATTATTAGATTGAATTTGGCTTCTAACAAGTTGAAAACATTTCCTGAATTCTTGAGACACCAAGCCAATTTAGAACATCTAGACCTTTCAGAGAACCAAATACATGGGGAGATACCCAACTGGTTTTGGAAAATTTCTATACCTAATTATGTAAATCTCTCCTGTAACTACCTTGAGGGACCTTTAAACAatctttcttcaacaactttcCTAGACCTTAGCTCCAACCAACTCCAGGGACAACTCCCAACTCCCCTTccatattgttattatttggaCTTGTCAAGGAATAATTTCTACTCTGTTATACCAGAGCTAGACTTTTTATGGAGTCTCGACTCTGATAGTGCTTTCTTATCTCTTTCGAGCAATAAATTCCATGGGCAAATCCCTGAATCAATATGCAATGCTGCAGCTCTTGGAGTTCTAGATCTGTCTAATAATTCCATAAATGGAACAATTCCCCAATGCTTGTTGTCTTCAACGAGTAATACTTTAAAGGTTTTGAATCTAAGGAGAAACAAACTCATTGGCAAAATCTCTGATACATTTCCAAGCAATTGTAGTTTACAAACTCTAAATGTCAACACAAACCTACTGGAAGGAGTGGTACCAAAGTCTCTCGCCAATTGCACAAATTTGGAGGTATTGGACATTGGGAACAACAAGATACATGATTCCTTCCCTTGTCACTTGAAGGGCATGTCTAATTTGCATGTCCTAGTCTTGCATTCGAACAAATTTTATGGATCTGTTGGTTGTGGAAGGTCAAATGTTACTTGGCCGATTCTTCAAATTGTAGACCTAGCCTCTAACAACTTTAGTGGTAGGCTATCAATAAAATCCTTGGCTAACTCAAAGTTAATGATGGCTGATAATGAGGCTCAATCAGGGCTCAATTACCTCCAATTTGATCCTAGGGAATACAATGAAGGTAGTTATTATTATCAAGATGTAATAACAGTTACCATTAAAGGTCAGATAATTGAGTCGGTGAAGATTCTTactattttcacttcaattgaCCTTTCAAGCAACAATTTTGAAGGGCCAATACCAGAAGAAATAGGAGTACTCAAATCCTTGCATATTCTCAACTTGTCACACAATTCTTTCACAGGCCAAATCCCACCATCTTTGGGAAAATTAAGTCAACTCGAGTCACTAGACTTATCAAACAACAAGCTTGGTGGTGAGATCCCTGTGCAACTTGCAGATAGTCTTACTTTCCTTGCAGTCTTAAACCTTTCATTCAATCAATTAGTGGGGCCAATTCCATACATCAAGCAATTTGCAACATTTTCGGAAACTTCCTACGAAGGGAACAAAGGACTATATGGGTGTCCTTTGAAGACAAAATGCACATCTACAGAGCCACGATCACCACCTCCAACATTTGAAGAAAGTAACTCAAATTCTCGGCCTTTGATTGACTGGAATTTCCTAAGTGTAGAGCTGGGATTTGTTTTTGGCTTTGGGATGGTCATTTGGCCGATTATGTTTTGTAAGAGGTGGAGGATTTGGTATTGCAAACACGTTGATGACATTTTATTCAGAATCTTCCCACAGCTGTACCTTGGAGGAAAACAATACCGTGGAATCCGAGCACAAAGGAATGCGGGGCAGAGGCATTAG
- the LOC126692431 gene encoding uncharacterized protein LOC126692431 isoform X2: MSHFIFFSRSHSLAELCTISLSFFLPPEIAFSINELSLHHNAKSAPARPGRRENQSFLLRFPRESLLKRDEPQNLEVERMSSYLLKVLTKKQEVDAIIRDTIDKILVLCFGRASDPVCLQLDGILSKSAQEVSKFASVALVDIDSNEIQVYVKYFDITFIPSTVFFFNVHHMKMDFGSH, encoded by the exons atgagtcattttatattcttttctcGTTCTCACTCTCTGGCCGAGCTCTGcactatctctctttctttcttccttcctcCCGAAATTGCTTTCTCTATCAATGAACTCTCTCTTCACCACAACGCAAAATCAGCTCCAGCAAGACCTGGGAGAAGAGAGAATCAGAGCTTTCTTCTCAGGTTTCCCAGGGAATCTCTCCTCAAACG AGACGAACCCCAAAATCTGGAAGTGGAGAGAATGAGTAGTTACCTATTGAAGGTGCTGACAAAGAAACAAGAGGTGGACGCAATCATCAGAGACACCATTGACAAGATCCTTGTACTCTGCTTTGGCCGTGCTTCTGATCCTGTCTGCCTTCAACTTGATGGCATT CTTTCTAAATCGGCTCAAGAGGTGTCCAAATTTGCAAGTGTAGCACTTGTAGATATTGATTCCAATGAAATTCAAGTTTATGTCAAGTATTTTGACATTACTTTCATACCTTCAacagttttctttttcaatgttcATCACATGAAAATGGATTTTGG